ATGGTTATCCTCTTCCCACCATATGCAGCTTAGTAAACTGGAGATACATCTGAAAGCGGAGAGGGCGTGGGGCCCATTCCATTCACATGGTCGAAGCATAAAATACTAAGGCTAACTATGGTTGTGACCATTATTCGAATGACAGGGGAGAGGGCAATTGGGAACGAAACATAAGTCTGGATTGACTAGCAAATGGATTAAAACCAAGGTGCTCATGCAAAGTTCTACGATTTCACCGCTGATTCCAGAGACTGTGAAGTTTAGCAAAGCAAACTTAAAGACGATGCTGTTGAAATACGGGATGATTTACGTTAAACCGGAGCATGGTACCTATGGTAATGGTGTGATGAAGGTTGAACAGAGTAAGGGTTCTCATGGAATAGAATACAAATACCAAACTGGAACAAAGATAAAAACCTTTGGAGCCTATGACACCTTTTATTTATTACTCAAGAAAGCGACACGCGGACGTAGTTACTTGATTCAGAGAGGGATTGTTTTGTTGAAGCACGGAAAGCATCGTTTTGATATCCGCGTTATGGTCCAGCTCAGTCCGCGTGGTAAATGGGAAACTACCGGGCTGATCGGCCGAGTAGCTGAGAAAGGCAAGATCGTGACCAACTATCATAGCGGCGGTAAGTTAACGGCTATGGAGAAGCTGCTGTCGCCTTATTTGAACGAAGCTCAGCAAGATCAGATGCTTAAGATATTGAGAAAGCTAGGAGAGGATACTGGGCGTTTCTACCATAAGAAATATCCCGGTTTTAAACAGATTGGTGTTGATGTAGGATTAGACAGTTACATGACTCCTTGGATTATTGAAGTGAATACTAATCCAGATCCGTATATTTTCAAACATCTTCCTAATAAAAGCATGTACCGCAAAGTGATGGCTTACCGCAGAGCAAATGCGAAGAAGAAGTCCACTAGCTGATTTGTTTCTTCGTATTCGCAATAACAATGGAGACCTTTTGTTCGAGTTCTATTACTTTTTGTTTGTGGGTTGCGATTTGACGATAACCGGAGACCAGTGAAGATAGGGACTGGGTGGTTAACGTAAGATTTTGTTTACGTATCGCTGCTTTAAAGTCAGACCAATCTGCCGAGATCCGTTTGTTTAACGAAGTGATAACGCTTTTGTTAGATTTGATTGTGATTTGAGGACTTTCAATGCCAGATAAGGTCTTGCGAGCTTCGGCTATCTTTTGGGTACGTGTCTTTTTGGCTGCGTTCAGCTGATTCTGTTTGTCGCTGATCTCTTGGCGTGCCAACTGAACCAAGATTTTCATAGCATCACCTTGGGCACGCAGTACGGCATTCAAGGTCTTATCCTTAAAACCCTTGGCGATACTAATTCGCTTAGTAAGTGCACTATACTGGTCGAATAAGGGTTGATAGCGCTGCTTGCAGCTCTTAACGGTGGTTTCTAGCCGGGTTACTGCTTCAATATCAATCCCTTTAATTTGTTGACGTACCACAATCAACGCTTGCTCATTATTGTAGTGAAGGATTCGGATCTGTTCCTCGCGATGGTCATACTGCAGCTTTAAGGTGGATAAATCATTGTATAGAGTAGTCAGCTTAACTCTGGCAGAGCTTTCTGCCGTCGCAGCCGTCAGATCAAAAGCCGCTTGAATAGAGGGTGTTAGTTCCGTCGTAGATGCAGCAAAAGCTCCCGTTGATGTGCTTAGCAGTAGCAGGACCGTCAGTAGTAGTAAGGGCACTGACTTTAATATTTTCATTTGCTCTCCTCCTATTTCCGTAACCCTAATGACAACAAAAAAAAGCACCCGTAGCAAAGGCAAGAGCCTTTATTACGGGTGCTTCCAACGTAATAGGTTACGAACGATATATTATGTTTAATAATAGTTTGTCTCAGACCATCCAGTCAATATTTAAAATTAAACTATTCACTATTCAAAATGATGCACAGGACATTTCTTTACTCACTTCTCTTATCGTATACTGAAATAAGAAGGGAATAGAGGAGTGCAACGTTCGCAACAAAGGAGGTCTGGCGTAGATGGATAACTCAGTAGAATATAGCGCTATGTTGGAACATGCATTTATGAGGTCCCCAGAGGGAATGGCCGTACTATCTTTGAATAACGACAATGGCAACTGGCTAAAGGTCAATCCGACTTTTTGCAATCTACTTGGCTTAACGGAAGCTGAGTTTCTTGCTGGAGCTATTTTTGCAGAAATGGAAGAACTTCAGAATTCACCAGCGGTTAGCTATAAGAAGGAACAATGCATTCGTACCAAAGCGGGTCAGCCAGTATGGCTTTCCCTAACGTTCTCAGGATTAGGGGCAGGACAATCCCTTTCGTATATCATAGTGTATGCTGAAGATATTACGAACCGAAAGATTGCAGATCAACAAACGGTAGATCATCAAGATCAGCAGCAGATGGAGGAACAGATTCTTCAAAGCGAACGCTATTATAGATTGATGTCTGAGAACTCGCTGGATTTAATCTCCCGTCATGCAGTTGAAGAGCGTAAACAGTTCGAATTCAAGCTTCAGGAGAACGAACAACGCTATAAATCCTTATTCGAATATAATCCCTCTGCTGTGTACTCTATGAATTTGCAAGGTGATTATTTGACAGCCAATGCGAATCTGGAGAAGTTGACGGGGTATTCGCTGGATGAACTGATTGGAATGTACTTTGGTCCTGTTGTGCATGAGAAGGACATGGAGAAGACGCTATATCATTTTAATCTAGCCGCTAAGGGATATCCCCAAAGCTATGAGCTGACGCTTATTCATAAAGAAGGCCATTTTGTAGAGATTAATACGACTAATATTCCGATTATTGTAGACGATCAAGTGGTTGGTGTGTATGGTATTTCCCGTGATATTACGGAACGTATACGATATACAGAACAAATTGAAAAGCTAAGCAATGAGTACACCCTCATTTTAAATGCGGTTTCAGAAGGTATTTTTGGACTCGACATGGAGGAGAAGGTGACCTTCATCAACCCTGCAGGTTTGCAAATGCTGGGCTATGAACATGATGAAATCATGGGTCATTCGTATCTGGATCATATTCAGCAGACGGCGCTTGATGGGATCCATTATCGGCCTGAGGAGTCTCCACTTATGAAGGCTATTAGGTCAGGGGTATCTTTTCAGAGTAAGGATGCGGTTTTGTGGCGTAAGGATGGTACAAGCTTTCTTGCGGAGTATCAGGTAACCCCTCTATTCGATAAAGGTGAACCTAAGGGCGTTGTAGTAGTGTTCAGGGATATTACAGATGAGAAGGAGATCATTCGGGCGAAGGAATCTGCGGAAAAAGCGGATCAGGCTAAATCTGAGTTTCTAGCCGTTATGAGTCACGAAATACGCACACCTATGAACGGTATAGTGGGGATGACTGATCTGCTTGCAGAGACGGAACTGGATGAAGAGCAACGTGGGTATACAGATATTATTAAAGAGAGTAGTAGTTCTCTTCTATATATTCTTAATGAAATTCTCGATTACAGTAAAATTGAGGCCGGTAAAATGATGATCGTACATGAGCCTGTGCGTCTTCAAGAGGTTCTGGACAGTGTAACGGATTTATTTATGGCAAAGGCTTTGGAACAAAATATCGAGCTGTCTTATTGCATGGCGGCAAGAGTTCCAACGCTCATTATGGGAGATGCAGGGCGACTACGTCAGGTATTGGTCAATCTGGTCAGCAATGCGATTAAATTTACTGATCGGGGCAGCGTCTGTATTTACGTGGAACAGAATATGTCCGAAGATCCAAAGAAATCGACTTTGAAATTTAATGTTAGAGATACGGGGATAGGTATTCCTTTAGAGAAGCAGGATCTGCTGTTTCAATCGTTCTACCAGCTGCACTCCTCGTTTAATCGTAAGTATGGCGGGACGGGGTTAGGGCTGGCGATTTGTAAGAAGCTCGTCGAGCTGATGGGTGGAGCAATTGCGGTGGAGAGTAGCGAAGGAGAGGGCGCCAATTTCTATTTTACGCTACAGATTAATCCTGAAAGCGGATATGAGGGTGATGAGGAAGTAGTTGCTCAGACAGAGTGGAAATCCACACAGGAAATAGAATCAGGATCTGATTCAGAGGTACCAATGGATGTTGGCGCAAATGTGATTTTACTCCCGGAAGGCCCTGCCCTTTCAGCTTCTAATCCGGAACCCTCAAGAGGTAATCCATCCTGATGAAGCATAGAATGTCCAGTCTCAGTAACAAACTACCAGCGGATCCATATACACAGTGGGAGGCTGGGGTTGCATCCCCGTCTTCTGCATGTGGACCGGCGACGATGGCGGCTTTAACCGAGTATTGGAATACCCAGCTAAGAATGGACTTTATTCGTGGCAAAGGGCATTTTCACTCCAAAGCAGCTCATATTAATTACATATATAGTCATCACGGAGGGACCCCTTTGGGGATGAGTGTACGCCGTTTTACCAAAGGACTGAAAGACTATATCCATTCATCGCTTTTACCGAAAGGGAAGCATAAGCTGTTCATTACCACTTTTAATGATTTCAATGGATATAAAGCGGAGATTGATGCGGGTCGGCCTGTAGCTGTTAAATTTGATAAATGGTTTAAATTCCGATGGAGAGGGAAATTCGCTTACGACTACCACTGGGTACTCGGAATAGGATATGAGGTGCCTGATAACGGAGATCGTCCAATCCTCATCGTTCAGGATAATGGTGTGAGGTATAAGGACGGTGAGATTGCTCTTGGTAAGGAACGCCGTATTCCGTATTTTGTAAATAAAGACATCATTACGATGGTCGGAATGAATATCGTAGAACCTCTTAATTGATTGCGATTCGGCTAGGGGATTGCCCTGAAAAAATGATCTAATTATTTTGAGTCAAACGTTTGCACTAATTAGAGGATCATACTATAATCCAGTTAATAACTGGAAAAGGGGATAGGTGCTTTGTCCGTACAAAAGGAAATGAAGGAACCCATTTATTATGGTGATCCTGCGACTACTGAAGGAATTTCCGTATTCGCACAGGAGTTTGATCAGTTGTTTAGCTATGACGGGGATGATCTGGGGCTGACGTATTCACCGGCCTGTTCATCATTTTGCTTGTGGGCCCCTACGGCTCAGGAAGCAGAGTTGGTAATCTATGATTCGTGGCAAGGAGCAGCAGTGTGCAAATATGCTATGAATCGTGATATCCGGGGAACGTGGAGAGCTACGGTTGACGGTGATCTAGACGGCAAATTCTATACCTACCGAGTGCGTCTAGGCGAACAGTGGAATGAAGCGGCTGATCCTTATGCACGGGCTGTTGGCGTGAACGGCGACAGAGGGGCTATTTTAGATTTACGCAAGACAGATCCTGAGCGGTGGACGGAAGATAAGCCGCCTTTTGAGGATCCTGTAGACGCCATCATTTATGAACTTCATTTACGTGACCTATCTATTCATCCGGCAAGTGGCATGGCTCACGAGGGGCAATATCTCGCTTTGGCGGAAGAAGGAACTCGCGGACCTGATGGAATTTTGACAGGGCTTGATCATATCGCGAATCTCGGTGTGACCCACGTGCAGCTATTGCCTATTTATGATTATTCTACAGAGAGTGTAGATGAGACGAAGCTGGATGAACCGCATTTTAACTGGGGCTATGATCCGAAGAATTATAATGCGCCTGAAGGCTCCTATGCTACGGATCCGTATATGCCTGGACTACGAATCCAAGAGTTAAAAACAATGATTCAAGCGCTTCATGATCGGGGTCTCCGTGTCATTATGGATGTTGTTTACAACCATGTGTACGACGGATACCGCGTAAATTTCACCAAGCTGGTTCCTGGCTATTATTTGCGTTATAAACAAGACGGAAGCCTGTCGAATGGCTCTGGTTGCGGGAATGACGTGGCTACAGAGCGCTTGATGATGTCTCGCTTCATTGTGGAGTCCGTGATCTATTGGGCCAAAGAATACCATATTGACGGCTTCCGCTTCGATTTGATGGGTTTGATGGATGTCGATACTATGAGGGAAACTCGGCGACGTCTGGATGAAATAGATCCATCCATCATTACGATTGGTGAAGGCTGGATCATGGGGACAGTGCTGCCGATGGAACGGCTCGCTCATCAGAAGAATGCAGCTCTTCTCCCGAGAATCGGGCAATTTAATGATGATTTCAGAGATGCCATCAAAGGAAATATCTTTTTGTACGATCAGCCAGGCTTTATCAGCGGAATGATGGGCTTAGAGCTTGCGATCAAGGCAGGGGTTGCAGGAGGAATTGCCTTCAGTTCAGGGATTAAGCAATTTGCCGTGGAGCCTCAGCAAACCGTTAACTATGTGGAGTGTCATGATAATCATACGCTCTGGGATAAAATAGTATTGTCCACCGAGGGTGAGACGGTCACTCAGCGCCGCTCCATGCATAGGCTAGCTTCTGCGATATTGTTCATGAGTCAGGGAATTCCTTTTATCCATGCGGGTCAGGAATTTATGCGTACGAAGGACGGGGTGGAGAACAGCTTCAAATCCTCCGTCGAGATCAATCGCATGGATTGGGAATTGTGCGCTGCGCATCAGGAAGATGTGATGTATATGAAGCAGCTAATTACACTGCGCAAAGCTCATCCGGCTTTCCGTATGCGAACAGCAGATGACATTCGGAGCCATTTGGTTTTTGAAAAAGCACCAGTAAGCGCAGTATCTTATACGCTACGTGGCCATGCTGGAGGAGATGTAGAGAAGCATATCTATGTTCTTTTTAATGCGAATGCTGAACAGACCACTGTGGTTCTGCCACAGCTTGGAGCGTGGAAGACCATCTTTGGGGCTGACCTCACGCAGGATCTGACTGGAAATAAGCTAACGGTAAATGGAATCGGAATGGTAGTACTGACGGCGAAATAGATAGTATTTTACAAGACAATTAGTGAAAAGCATGCAGAGTAACGTACATCAATCAGGTACAGTACACTGTGTGCTTTTTTCTGTCTTTCTATTTCCTTAATTTGATTGTTTCATTTTACATAAAAAGGTGACATTATTCATTTTCGATGATGATATTGGATGTTAATATGAAGGCATTTACTTTGGTGCTTTAGAGTGGCATAAGCATAACGACAGACAATTATAGAGAGTATTTTTCTTTTTTAACGGTTTAGAAAGTATATATTTGGGGCCCCCGCAAAGTACCTGAGTATGCATCGAAGCAAAGCCCCACTTTGTGGGGATATTTAGAGAGGATGAAAGAGATGGGGAAAGCAACCGGATTCTTAGAGTTTGAACGGCAGACGCCTTCGGAGTGTGAGGCGCTGGAGCGGATTAAGAATTGGGATGAATTTTCGATTCCTATGGATGAAGAGAAGCTGCGCGAGCAAGGGGCACGCTGTATGGACTGTGGCACGCCATTTTGTCATGTAGGACGTCTGTTGTCTGGTATGGCTTCCGGCTGCCCACTGCATAACCTGATTCCAGAATGGAATGATATGGTCTATCGTGGAAATTGGGAGGTTGCGCTGAAACGTCTGCATAAGACCAATAACTTCCCTGAATTTACTGGACGTGTGTGTCCGGCTCCTTGTGAAGGCTCTTGTACGGTAGGGATGAACGGCAAGCCCGTTACGATTAAATCGCTTGAAAAGGCGATTGTAGATAGAGGTTTTGCAGAAAACTGGATTGTGCCAGAACCGCCACTAACTCGCACAGGTAAAAAGGTAGCTGTAGTGGGTTCGGGTCCGGCAGGTCTTGCTTGTGCAGCTCAGCTTAACAAGGCAGGGCATTCGGTGACCGTGTATGAACGGGCAGACCGGATTGGCGGTTTGCTGACGTATGGTATTCCGAACATGAAGCTGGATAAGAAGACTGTTCAGCGCCGAGTAGACCTGCTAGCGGCTGAAGGCATTTCATTCGTAACTCGTACAGAGATTGGGCGAGATATCTCGGCATCACAACTCAGGGCGGAACATGTTGCTGTTGTCTTGTGTGGCGGGTCTACGCAGGTACGAGATCTTCCTATAGCTGGTCGTGAGCTGCGGGGCATTCATCAGGCTATGGAGTTTCTGACACTGAATACTAAGAGCTTACTGGATTCAGAGCTTGCTGATGGCGAATACTTGTCCGCGGCAGATAAGGATGTAGTTGTAATCGGTGGCGGAGATACTGGCACAGACTGTGTAGCTACGTCGATTCGCCACGGCTGCCGTAGTGTGATCCAGCTTGAGATTATGCCACAGGCTCCGCTGACGCGTCAGCCTAGCAATCCGTGGCCAGAATGGCCAAAGGTTCTTAAGGTGGACTATGGCCAAGATGAAGCGGCATCGCTGTATAAAGAAGATCCACGCCGTTATCTTGTTTCGACGAAACGTTTTGTCGGCGACGATTGTGGACATGTGCAGGAGCTGCATACCGTGCGAATTGAGTGGACTCGTAATGAACAGGGACGGATGGTTCCAGTTGAAGTACCGGGCAGTGAGGAAGTTCTAAAGGCGCAGCTGGTACTACTCGCATTGGGATTCACAGGTCCCGAAGAGACTGTACTAGGCGAGTTTGGAGTGGAACGTGATGAGCGTGGAAATGCCAAGGCGGAGTTCGGAGCACAAGCAACCAATGTAGAAGGTGTATTCACCGCAGGCGATATGCGCCGCGGACAAAGTCTTGTAGTCTGGGCCATTGATGAGGGTCGTCAGACAGCCCGCGAAGTGGACCGGTTCTTGATGGGATCATCGAATTTGCCGTAAGAATTGAGGCATATAGAGCAGGGCGTTCCTTTTAGGGAACGTCCGCTTTTGCGTTGTTGGCATATTCAAGGTTAAAATTGTAACCTAAGGACATGATCTACTTTAGTCGAAAAGGAGAATACATGATGAAGCTAATGTTTATTTCCGATATTCACGGATCTTTATTCTGGCTAGAACGGGCTTTGGAAAAGGTTGAGGTAGAACAGCCAGACAGTCTTGTTATTGTAGGAGACTTTTTATATCACGGTCCCAGAAATCCACTGCCGAAGGGTTATGACCCACAGGGAGTTGCTAATAAACTGAATGAATATAACCAAAAGAAGCCCATAACGGCGGTACGGGGTAACTGCGATGCTGAGGTGGACCAGATGTTGCTGCAATTCCCGATGATGGGCGATTATGTCATGCTCCTGCATGAAGGTAGACGGATCTATATTACACACGGGCATGGCTTTAGCATTGAGAATTTACCGGCACTTTCCGAGAAGGATATCTTTATTCAGGGGCACACTCATATTCCGGTTGCGGATGAAAAAGAGGGGATATATGTGCTGAATCCCGGCTCCATATCGCTGCCTAAAGAGAATAATCCGAATTCCTACGGTGTCATTGAGGATGGAGAATTCATCGTTAAGGATTTTGAAGGCAATGTGGTAAAAAGCATCACACTATAGGCTTAGCCAGATCCCTTGTGACCCGAATTCCTTCCAATATTATTAGTGTCCTAGGGAATTGAGCACTAGAACATATTATTGTATGATGAGGAAGGAGTTCCAAGGATAGGCTGGCTCCAAATATAATAGTAAAGGTAGTTAACACATGAATCCTAAAGAATTGAACTATACAATGCCACCGGAATGGGGCAAGCATGAACGTACTTTTATCTCCTGGCCGGTGCAGGAATCCATGTGTTTCCCAGATAACCATGAGTCTGTGTGCCAAGGTTATGCTGAGATCATCACAGCCATTGCCGAGTTTGAACCGATTACGGTCATCGTTAACCCGGAGGACGTGGAAAGGGTAGAGCGTCTGGTCGGCGGACCGAATGTAACGCTGCTGCCTATAGAGCATAGCGATGCTTGGTTGCGTGATAACGGGCCTACCTTTGTTGTTAATAAAGACGGTGCTTTGGCAGGCGTGAACTGGAAGTTCAATGCCTGGGGTGGTAAATATTCACCTTGGGATCTGGATGACGAAGTGGCTCCGCAGATTCTCGAACATTCGCAAGTCACACGCTTTGATGCGCCGCTTGTGATGGAAGGTGGCTCTATTCATACAGATGGAGAAGGCACCTTGATTACTACAGAAGAATGTCTACTCAATACGAACCGCAACCCAGAGCTGAAGCGCGAGGATATTGAAGAGTACGTGCGGAACTATACAGGTACAGAAGCTATTATCTGGCTGAAGCGTGGCCTAAGTGGCGATGAAACCGATGGTCATGTCGATAATATTGCTTGCTTTGCTGCTCCAGGCAAAGTCATTATTCAAGTCTGCGAGGATCCGCAGGATGAGAATTTTGAAATTACGCAGGAGAATCTGCGTATTCTGGAGAACGCTATAGATGCCAAAGGGCGTAAGCTGGAGATTATCAAGATTCAGCAGCCACCACGGGTGGATCATGACGGCAGCCGTCTGACGCTTAGTTATTTGAACTTTTATTTCGTAAATGGCGGGATTATATTACCTGTGTTTGGCGGTACAGCGGTGGAAACAGACAAACTTGCTGAGGAAGTGCTGGCTGGCTTGTTCCCAGACCGCAAGATTCGTACAGTTAACGGTATGGCGGTCATCACCGAAGGCGGGAATGTTCACTGCACTACGCAGCAAATGCCGGCTCAGCAATAATTGAAAGAAACTAAACGTCCAGAGGGACATTTATATACAAGGAGGACAGACACTTGAGAAATGTAAAAGTAGCTGCGACACAAATGAGCTGTTCCAGCAATATTGATGAGAATATCAGCAAAGCCGAAACATTGGTTAGAGAAGCAGCGGCACAGGGTGCGCAAATTATTTTGCTGCAGGAGCTGTTCGAGACCCCGTATTTCTGTCAAAAAGAGAAAGCTGATTATTACGCGTATGCAACAGAGCTTGAGCATAACAAAGCGATTAATCATTTCAAAGCAGTGGCCAAGGAGCTACAGGTAGTACTGCCAATCAGTTTTTATGAGAAAAAGAATTACGCCCGTTACAACTCACTGGCTGTAATCGACGCCGATGGAACGATACTTGGCAAATACCGCAAGAGTCATATTCCAGATGGTCCAGGTTATGAAGAGAAGTTCTACTTTAATCCGGGAGATACCGGCTTTAAGGTATGGAACACCCGCTATGCCAAGATTGGCGTAGGTAT
The window above is part of the Paenibacillus sp. FSL K6-0276 genome. Proteins encoded here:
- a CDS encoding YheC/YheD family protein, with the translated sequence MGTKHKSGLTSKWIKTKVLMQSSTISPLIPETVKFSKANLKTMLLKYGMIYVKPEHGTYGNGVMKVEQSKGSHGIEYKYQTGTKIKTFGAYDTFYLLLKKATRGRSYLIQRGIVLLKHGKHRFDIRVMVQLSPRGKWETTGLIGRVAEKGKIVTNYHSGGKLTAMEKLLSPYLNEAQQDQMLKILRKLGEDTGRFYHKKYPGFKQIGVDVGLDSYMTPWIIEVNTNPDPYIFKHLPNKSMYRKVMAYRRANAKKKSTS
- a CDS encoding PAS domain S-box protein, coding for MDNSVEYSAMLEHAFMRSPEGMAVLSLNNDNGNWLKVNPTFCNLLGLTEAEFLAGAIFAEMEELQNSPAVSYKKEQCIRTKAGQPVWLSLTFSGLGAGQSLSYIIVYAEDITNRKIADQQTVDHQDQQQMEEQILQSERYYRLMSENSLDLISRHAVEERKQFEFKLQENEQRYKSLFEYNPSAVYSMNLQGDYLTANANLEKLTGYSLDELIGMYFGPVVHEKDMEKTLYHFNLAAKGYPQSYELTLIHKEGHFVEINTTNIPIIVDDQVVGVYGISRDITERIRYTEQIEKLSNEYTLILNAVSEGIFGLDMEEKVTFINPAGLQMLGYEHDEIMGHSYLDHIQQTALDGIHYRPEESPLMKAIRSGVSFQSKDAVLWRKDGTSFLAEYQVTPLFDKGEPKGVVVVFRDITDEKEIIRAKESAEKADQAKSEFLAVMSHEIRTPMNGIVGMTDLLAETELDEEQRGYTDIIKESSSSLLYILNEILDYSKIEAGKMMIVHEPVRLQEVLDSVTDLFMAKALEQNIELSYCMAARVPTLIMGDAGRLRQVLVNLVSNAIKFTDRGSVCIYVEQNMSEDPKKSTLKFNVRDTGIGIPLEKQDLLFQSFYQLHSSFNRKYGGTGLGLAICKKLVELMGGAIAVESSEGEGANFYFTLQINPESGYEGDEEVVAQTEWKSTQEIESGSDSEVPMDVGANVILLPEGPALSASNPEPSRGNPS
- a CDS encoding C39 family peptidase, whose translation is MKHRMSSLSNKLPADPYTQWEAGVASPSSACGPATMAALTEYWNTQLRMDFIRGKGHFHSKAAHINYIYSHHGGTPLGMSVRRFTKGLKDYIHSSLLPKGKHKLFITTFNDFNGYKAEIDAGRPVAVKFDKWFKFRWRGKFAYDYHWVLGIGYEVPDNGDRPILIVQDNGVRYKDGEIALGKERRIPYFVNKDIITMVGMNIVEPLN
- the pulA gene encoding type I pullulanase, with the protein product MSVQKEMKEPIYYGDPATTEGISVFAQEFDQLFSYDGDDLGLTYSPACSSFCLWAPTAQEAELVIYDSWQGAAVCKYAMNRDIRGTWRATVDGDLDGKFYTYRVRLGEQWNEAADPYARAVGVNGDRGAILDLRKTDPERWTEDKPPFEDPVDAIIYELHLRDLSIHPASGMAHEGQYLALAEEGTRGPDGILTGLDHIANLGVTHVQLLPIYDYSTESVDETKLDEPHFNWGYDPKNYNAPEGSYATDPYMPGLRIQELKTMIQALHDRGLRVIMDVVYNHVYDGYRVNFTKLVPGYYLRYKQDGSLSNGSGCGNDVATERLMMSRFIVESVIYWAKEYHIDGFRFDLMGLMDVDTMRETRRRLDEIDPSIITIGEGWIMGTVLPMERLAHQKNAALLPRIGQFNDDFRDAIKGNIFLYDQPGFISGMMGLELAIKAGVAGGIAFSSGIKQFAVEPQQTVNYVECHDNHTLWDKIVLSTEGETVTQRRSMHRLASAILFMSQGIPFIHAGQEFMRTKDGVENSFKSSVEINRMDWELCAAHQEDVMYMKQLITLRKAHPAFRMRTADDIRSHLVFEKAPVSAVSYTLRGHAGGDVEKHIYVLFNANAEQTTVVLPQLGAWKTIFGADLTQDLTGNKLTVNGIGMVVLTAK
- a CDS encoding glutamate synthase subunit beta; this translates as MGKATGFLEFERQTPSECEALERIKNWDEFSIPMDEEKLREQGARCMDCGTPFCHVGRLLSGMASGCPLHNLIPEWNDMVYRGNWEVALKRLHKTNNFPEFTGRVCPAPCEGSCTVGMNGKPVTIKSLEKAIVDRGFAENWIVPEPPLTRTGKKVAVVGSGPAGLACAAQLNKAGHSVTVYERADRIGGLLTYGIPNMKLDKKTVQRRVDLLAAEGISFVTRTEIGRDISASQLRAEHVAVVLCGGSTQVRDLPIAGRELRGIHQAMEFLTLNTKSLLDSELADGEYLSAADKDVVVIGGGDTGTDCVATSIRHGCRSVIQLEIMPQAPLTRQPSNPWPEWPKVLKVDYGQDEAASLYKEDPRRYLVSTKRFVGDDCGHVQELHTVRIEWTRNEQGRMVPVEVPGSEEVLKAQLVLLALGFTGPEETVLGEFGVERDERGNAKAEFGAQATNVEGVFTAGDMRRGQSLVVWAIDEGRQTAREVDRFLMGSSNLP
- the yfcE gene encoding phosphodiesterase, coding for MKLMFISDIHGSLFWLERALEKVEVEQPDSLVIVGDFLYHGPRNPLPKGYDPQGVANKLNEYNQKKPITAVRGNCDAEVDQMLLQFPMMGDYVMLLHEGRRIYITHGHGFSIENLPALSEKDIFIQGHTHIPVADEKEGIYVLNPGSISLPKENNPNSYGVIEDGEFIVKDFEGNVVKSITL
- a CDS encoding agmatine deiminase family protein — encoded protein: MNPKELNYTMPPEWGKHERTFISWPVQESMCFPDNHESVCQGYAEIITAIAEFEPITVIVNPEDVERVERLVGGPNVTLLPIEHSDAWLRDNGPTFVVNKDGALAGVNWKFNAWGGKYSPWDLDDEVAPQILEHSQVTRFDAPLVMEGGSIHTDGEGTLITTEECLLNTNRNPELKREDIEEYVRNYTGTEAIIWLKRGLSGDETDGHVDNIACFAAPGKVIIQVCEDPQDENFEITQENLRILENAIDAKGRKLEIIKIQQPPRVDHDGSRLTLSYLNFYFVNGGIILPVFGGTAVETDKLAEEVLAGLFPDRKIRTVNGMAVITEGGNVHCTTQQMPAQQ
- the aguB gene encoding N-carbamoylputrescine amidase, whose protein sequence is MRNVKVAATQMSCSSNIDENISKAETLVREAAAQGAQIILLQELFETPYFCQKEKADYYAYATELEHNKAINHFKAVAKELQVVLPISFYEKKNYARYNSLAVIDADGTILGKYRKSHIPDGPGYEEKFYFNPGDTGFKVWNTRYAKIGVGICWDQWYPEAARVMSLMGAEILFYPTAIGSEPQDGLIDSKDHWQTCMLGHAAANLIPVVASNRIGEEIDEDSRINFYGSSFIAGPQGNKIVEAGRDEQTVLVSEFDLDALEVGRIEWGIFRDRRPDLYKMIGSYDGDIIL